ATAAGTTAGAAAATTTAATTAAAGATTTTTTTAGTGTAACGAAAAAAATCCACATTAACTATTAATTTTTCATTCTTAACTATTAACTAAAAAAATATAATTTATGTGTAAAGGATTACTTGAATTTTGAGATAAAATTTTTTATAAAAACTGTTGAATATTTATTTTTATTATGATATTATAATTCATATACTTCAACAACACACACGTGTATTTGACTGACGGACAAGGCGGGGTTTTATGAATAATAGATTTCTTATAATTGACACTAAAATACTTCCTGATGTGTTTGACAAAGTTGTAAAGGTAAAAGAACTTTTGAGAACTGGTTGTGTAAAAGATATATCAGAAGGCGTAAAGAAAGTAGGTATAAGTAGAAGCAGTTATTATAAATACAAAGATTCAGTGTTTACATTATCCGAAGGTGTAACAAGTCACAAGGTAACTATTGGACTTATACTAGCTCATAAGACGGGGTCACTATCAAATATACTTGATAAAATAGCGCAAAGAAGTGGCAACATATTGACTTTAAATCAGGATATACCCATAAATAATGCTGCTGCTGTATCTATAACTTTTGATGCTTCTAAATTGGAAGTAGAAATTAATGAACTTGTTGAAGAGATAGGTAAGTTAGATAGTGTCATAAGTGTAAGTTTGGTAGCAGTGGAATAAATGAAGTTCATTTTAAATTATGTGTAAAAACAATGAAAAGGAAAAGTAAATAATGCATTGCTTTTAGAGAAGGGGATTCATAGGCTGCAATATTCCCTAAGTTAATATTATTGAAAACCACCTTTGAGTTGTATACTGAAATTTAACAGTAGGTATTTCCGCAGGTCTGCGTTATGGATATTGAGAGACAGTAATGGCTTTTAAGTAATGGATAAATATCCTAGGCTGTATTGGGTTTAGTTATTTTAGCGATAACTAAAAATTGACACTGTTAATTGGGTGGAAACGCGATAAAACTCGTCCCAGTGGGGAAGGGTTTTTTTTAGCATTAGAAGGTAACTTAATACTTAAGTAAATTTATCTGAGTCTAGGAGTAGCTTGATAAGATTAAATAATTAGGGGGAAGTAAAATGGCAAATATAGCAATGCTTGGATATGGAGTAGTAGGAAGCGGAGTAGCTGAACTTATATCTAGAAATAGATATAAATTTAAAGATGAACTAGATGAGGAACTAGTAATATCAAAAATTTTAGTTAGAAATGTAGATAAACACTTAAACAATAAAAATAGGGGGCTTTTAACAGAAAATATAGAGGATATATTCAATGAAAAGGTGGATATCATAGTGGAAGCTATGGGGGGGCTAAATCCATCTTATGAATATATAAAAAGAGCTTTAAATATGAAAAAGCATGTAGTTACAGCTAATAAGGATTTGATGGCAGAAAGAGGATATGAACTTTTGCAATTAGCTAAAAAAAATGGAGTTACAATTCATTTTGAGGCAAGTGTTGGAGGGGGAATACCTATACTGAAATCAATGAATGAATGTCTTGTGGGTAATGAAATAAAGAGTATAAGATCTATACTAAATGGTACTACAAATTTTATATTGTCAAAAATGAGCCATAACGGCATGAGTTATGAAGAAGCTTTAAAACTTGCCCAGGAACTAGGTTTTGCAGAAGCAAATCCAGAATCAGATGTTAAAGGATATGATGCAGCTAGAAAACTTTCAATTTTATCTACTATTGCATATAACAGAAGAGTGGAGTGGAAAGATATAAATATAGAGGGGATTACACAAATTGATAGCGATGATTTCAGATATGCCAAAATGAAAAAGTGCAGTATAAAACTTCTTGGAATTAGCAAAATATCTGAAGATGATATATATGCAGCGGTTATGCCAGTTATGGTAAAACAAGATTCTATGCTCGGAAAAATTGAGAATGAATACAATGCTATTTTAGTAGAAGGAGATGCAGTAGGAGACGTGATGTTTTCAGGAAAAGGAGCAGGGATGTTTCCTACAGCTAGTGCAGTTTTTTCAGATATAGCAGATATAGTTGAAAATAAAAGAGAAAAAACTATTACTTTTAGTAGTGAAAAGGCTAGCATAAATAAAAGTTGGAATTTAAAAAGCAAGTGGCTTTTAAGAATTAAAACAAAAAATAGAGTAGAAATTATAGAAAGTATATCTTCAAGTTTTAAAAGCTGTTATATTTTATCTAATAGTGTTTCTGGAAATAAAGAAGAAGTTGTAGCTTTTGTAAATGCAGATAACGAAGATTTAATAGACGATTATATTAAAAAAGTAAAAAGTGAAAAGCGCGCACAGTCTGTAAAGAAGTTATTGGTTTTGGATAAATGATAAGAATATAGTTTTAGCAAAAATCTTTACAAAATTGGAGGAATATTAGATATGACTAAAGTGAAGGTTAGGGTACCGGCTACTACAGCAAATATGGGGCCGGGATTTGATACTTTAGGTATGGCACTTAAATTATATAATGAAATTGAAGTTGAAGAAATAAATGGGAAAAGTGAAATATATAATGGTGGATTAAGGTCAGAAGAGGATTTCAGGGAAAATCTTATATACAAGAGTATAGTAAGTGCTATGGATGAACAAGGATATTCTTATAATGGATTTAAAATAAATGTGCTTAAATGTGATATACCTATGTCAAGGGGGCTTGGAAGTAGTTCTGCATGTATAGTCGGTGGTATAACAGCGGCAAATGCAATTATGGAAAATAAAATGGATATGGAAGATATAATTGATTTGGCTACAAAAATAGAAGGACATCCTGATAATGTTGTGCCTGCAGCACTTGGAGGAATGGTAATATCTATAAAAGTGGGTGAGGATATAAAACATTCAAAGGTAAATGTGCCAGATAGATTAAAATTTGTTGCTATGATACCATCATTTAAAGTTAGCACAGCTCTTTCTAGGGAAGTTTTACCTAAATCTTATTTAAAAGAGGACTGTATATTTAACACTTCTAGGTCTGCTATGCTTATAAGTGCTCTTTATAACAATGAATTTGACAAACTTAGAATATGTTTTGAAGATAAAATCCATCAACCTTATAGAAAAAGTTTAATAAGAAATTTTGATGATGTTTTTAAGAAATCAAAAGACTTAGGCTCTATAGGAGAATTTATAAGTGGTTCAGGATCTACACTTATGGCAGTAGTAGACAAAAATGCAGAGAAATTTGTAAGTTCCATGAAAAATTTCTTAAATGAACTAGAAGATACTTGGAAAGTTATTTTACTTGATCCAGATTTGCAGGGAGCTAGAGTTTTAAATTAGTCTACTAATGGTAATGTAGTTAATTTAAGAATTCAGTGTTGCTTTTATGCCAATTGATTTAATAAATAAAGGAATTTTTAAATTTGTGTAGAATTTTAAAAGTATAATCCTTTAATAGTTAAATCAAATTAAATGTACAAAAGAGGTGAAGCAATGCTGGATGTTGAAATAGAATATAAAGATATAAAAATCTCTAATGTGCAAGAAAAAGATTTAGTGGCTATACAAAAATTGATGAATAAAAAGGATTTTCTAGAGGGAGAAACAAATTTAGAAGATCTAAGAGAGAGATTTTTGGAGAGTTATATAAGTCAGTGCGAATTTTTTTTAAAAATAGAAAAGGGCAGTATTTTAATAGGAATATTAAAGGGGAGAATTGAGTTTAAAAGTGAAAATGAACTCTGGATATGGTATTTTTATCTATCTGAAATATATAAAAATACAAGCTTAGGGGGCATTTTAATAAAAGAAATAATAGAGTACTTTTCTAGGGAATATGATGTGACTGAATTTTTTGCGAGAACAATTAAAAATGAAATTGAAAATATGAATATATGGAAAAGTGCTGGGTATAAAACTATTAGAATAGTAAAGAACTTCTATGACATAGATGGAAAGCAAATGGACATGATAATTATGAAAAAAATCCAATAATTAACAGTAATAATTTTTTTATCCCTTAATATTAATATATAGAAATAGTATAAAATTAGGGGTGAAAAAATGAAGTACACGCGATATGATTTAAAAAGAGAGAAAAGTACTAAGCCTTTTGTGTTTTTTACATGCATAATACTTGCAGCTGCATTTATATTGGGAACTTTTATATTTAAAGTGGTATTTAAAACATCAGGAAATTTAAATGACAATGCGGCCAATACTGTATCTGAAAATAAAGTCAAAAATACTTCTAATAAGAGCAGCTCAGCTGTGGATGGTAAATCTACTAAATTTATAGCCGTACAAGGTGGAATTTACAAAGATAAAAATAACGCAGCAGAGGAAAAAAGTTTGCTAACTAAATATGGATTACCTTTTTCCATACAGGATTCAGATAAGACAAGGGTATTTTTAGGTGTGTTTCAAGAGGATGTTGGAGAGAAAATGATGAAATCTCTTACAAACCAAAAAGTAGACAATTCAAAAATGGCATTTACGATAAAGAGGTATGATTTGTGTAATGCTGAAATAGCTGAAATAGTAAATGCAAACTTAGAGATACTAAATAAACTTTCAGAACAGGATGTAAAATCCATACAAACAGATGAATTGAAAAAATGGTGTTCTTCTTTAAAGAGTGAAAAAACGGAAAGTGGTAATAATAAATTAGTTTTAAAAGATTTAACGGAATATGTAAGTAAACTTCCTAAAGAAATAACGAAGGATAAAGTTGAAGAAAATTATATTTATATATTTAATATATTGAAGAAAATCAAATCAAATTAATTTTATATTATTAAGGTAATAAGTCATAATATAAGGGCAAGTACGGGGATATTTACACCAATACTTGTCATTTTTATGTTTAATTAAAAAATTTTTTTGAACAATAATATATCTACTTGTTTATGCTTTTATTAAATGATAAACTATATAAGATATAATATTAAGGTAGGGGATTTTTGTGAGAGGGGCTGAAAAAGGTAAGAGCTTTTTATGGTTTCTTATAATTTTAGGAGCTATATGTGGAAGCCTTGTAGGAGATGCTATTGGAAATAATTTTAGTTTTTTAAACTTTTTTAAAAATTCTTATTCTGTGGGAATGACTGAACCAGTTATATTAAATCTTAAAGTTGTAGTGTTGACTTTAGGAATAAAGTTTAGTATAAACATTATGACTATAATTGGTATAATTGTGGCTATAATACTATATAGAAGATATTAGGAAGTGATGACATGAAGATTGTATTGGCTTCGGCTTCCAGTAGGCGAAAGGAACTTTTAAAGAGATTGACAGGAAATTTTGAAGTTATGGTAAGTGATTTTGATGAAAATTCTGTTAAATTTAATGGAAATTGTGGTTCTTATGTTATGGAGCTAGCTAAAGGTAAAGCTAAAAATGTGTCTTCAAAGTTGAAAGACAGTAGTTCTATAATAATAGGATGTGATACAATAGTATCTTTTAAAGAAAAGATACTTGGAAAACCAGGTAGTATAGAGGAAGGTTTTCATATGCTGAAGTCCTTAAGCGGAAATGAGCATAAGGTATATTCAGGTATAGCAATTATAGATAAATCTTCAAATAAAATAATTAAGGACTTTGTGTGTACTCGTGTAATATTTTCTAAAATAGACGATAAACGCATAAAGGAGTATTTAAAAACAGGAGAATATAAAGATAAAGCAGGTGCCTATGGCATTCAAGGTCGTGGAGGAATTTTTGTAAGAGAAATCCATGGATGTTATTATAATGTAGTAGGATTACCTTTAAATAAGTTGTATAATATGTTAAGTGAGATGGGGTTAAATCTATAATAAGGAGTTTTTAAATGAATGAATTAGTAAAAATTATGGATTTACCACAAAATGAAAGACCTAGGGAGAGGTTATTCAGATATGGTCCAGAAGTTCTTTCTAATTCAGAACTTTTGGCAATAATACTTGGTTCAGGTACAAAAAAAGAAAATATAATATCTTTAAGCAGCAGGATTATAAAAGACAATGGAGGACTAAATGGAATTTTTAATTCTAATTTAGAAGATCTTATGAATATTAGGGGCATTGGAAAGGCAAAATCTGCTAAAATATTTGCTGTGGTGGAATTGGCAAAGAGATTCAAATCCTATAGGGATGGTGATGATTATAAGATATGCAATCCAGGAGATGCAGCGATGCTTGTCATGGAAGAAATGAAGGGATTGAAGCAGGAATATTTTAAAGTTATTATGTTGAATACAAAAAATATAGTTATAGGCATTAGAGATGTATTTATAGGAAGTTTAAATTCTGCACTTGTACATCCAAGAGAAGTATTTTACTATGCTATAAAGAAAAATAGTGCATCTATAATTGTGTGCCATAACCATCCTTCAGGAGATCCATCACCTAGTAATGAGGATATAAATATAACACATAGATTAAAAGAATGCGGTGAACTTTTAGGCATACAGCTATTAGATCATCTTATAATAGGAAACGAAATATATGTTAGTTTAAAACAAAAAGGAATTTTGGAATATTGAAAGGAGTAATATAAATGGGATTTTTTGGAATGTCAAGAGACATGGGAATTGATTTAGGAACAGCTAATACACTCATATATGTTAAAGGAAAGGGAATAGTACTTAGAGAGCCTTCTGTAGTTGCTATAAACAATGATGTAAAGAAGGTAATGGCAATAGGTAATGAAGCAAAAGAAATGATAGGAAGAACTCCTGGTAATATTGTGGCTATAAGACCACTAAAAGATGGTGTTATTGCTGATTTTGATGTTACTCATACTATGCTTAGAAAATTTATAGAAAAAGTAAGCCCTAAGTCAGCATTTACTAGTCCTAGGATATTTGTATGTTTTCCATCTGGAGTTACTGAAGTTGAAAAAAGGGCAATAGAAGAGGCAACAAAACATGCAGGCGCAAGGGACGTGCTTTTAATGGAAGAACCTATGGCAGCTGCTATTGGTGCAGGACTTCCAGTAAATGAACCAACAGGAAGTATGATTGTAGATATAGGCGGAGGTACTACAGAAGTAGCTATAATATCACTTGGAGGAATTGTTACAAGTAAATCTTTAAGAATTGCTGGTGATGAGTTAGACCAGGCTATAATAGGTTACATAAAGAAAGAATACAATTTAATGATAGGTGAAAGAACTGCGGAAAATGTAAAAATTGAATTAGGTTCAGCTTTTGATATAGGTGAAGAAAATTCCATGGAGATAAGAGGAAGAGACTTAATATCAGGGTTACCTAAGGTTATAAATATAACAGAAGGTGAAATAAGAGAAGCTCTTAAGGAACCTGTAGTAGCAATAATTGATGCTATAAAAACTACCCTTGAAAAGACACCACCAGAACTTGCATCAGATATAATGGACAAAGGAATTATGCTTGCAGGTGGAGGAGCGATGCTTAGAGGATTGGATCAGTTGATAAATCAAGAAACACATATGCCTGTTCATATAGCTGAATCACCTCTTGATTGTGTTGCACTAGGCGCTGGAAAAGCCCTTGATACTATTGATAAAATAGTAGCTAGTAGAAAATAGTGATGTATTATGAGATTTTTGAGAAATAAACTCGTTTTAGCTATAATAGTACTTTCAATTATTTTTTTAGCTTTGATTTCTTTTAGTATCAAGGGTAATAGCAATTCAATTGTAAGAAATGGCATAGGTGTTACTTTTAATTCTTTTCAAGGAGGATTATATAAGGTCAACAATAGTATAAAAAATTCTCTGAGTTTTATAATAAACTTTTCTAGGGTAAAAAGTGAAAATGAAGAATTGAAGAAGGAAAATAGTTCGTTAAAAAATAAATTAG
The genomic region above belongs to Clostridium sp. AWRP and contains:
- a CDS encoding Maf-like protein, with translation MKIVLASASSRRKELLKRLTGNFEVMVSDFDENSVKFNGNCGSYVMELAKGKAKNVSSKLKDSSSIIIGCDTIVSFKEKILGKPGSIEEGFHMLKSLSGNEHKVYSGIAIIDKSSNKIIKDFVCTRVIFSKIDDKRIKEYLKTGEYKDKAGAYGIQGRGGIFVREIHGCYYNVVGLPLNKLYNMLSEMGLNL
- the radC gene encoding DNA repair protein RadC; translated protein: MNELVKIMDLPQNERPRERLFRYGPEVLSNSELLAIILGSGTKKENIISLSSRIIKDNGGLNGIFNSNLEDLMNIRGIGKAKSAKIFAVVELAKRFKSYRDGDDYKICNPGDAAMLVMEEMKGLKQEYFKVIMLNTKNIVIGIRDVFIGSLNSALVHPREVFYYAIKKNSASIIVCHNHPSGDPSPSNEDINITHRLKECGELLGIQLLDHLIIGNEIYVSLKQKGILEY
- a CDS encoding ACT domain-containing protein produces the protein MNNRFLIIDTKILPDVFDKVVKVKELLRTGCVKDISEGVKKVGISRSSYYKYKDSVFTLSEGVTSHKVTIGLILAHKTGSLSNILDKIAQRSGNILTLNQDIPINNAAAVSITFDASKLEVEINELVEEIGKLDSVISVSLVAVE
- a CDS encoding GNAT family N-acetyltransferase — encoded protein: MYKRGEAMLDVEIEYKDIKISNVQEKDLVAIQKLMNKKDFLEGETNLEDLRERFLESYISQCEFFLKIEKGSILIGILKGRIEFKSENELWIWYFYLSEIYKNTSLGGILIKEIIEYFSREYDVTEFFARTIKNEIENMNIWKSAGYKTIRIVKNFYDIDGKQMDMIIMKKIQ
- a CDS encoding DUF4321 domain-containing protein is translated as MRGAEKGKSFLWFLIILGAICGSLVGDAIGNNFSFLNFFKNSYSVGMTEPVILNLKVVVLTLGIKFSINIMTIIGIIVAIILYRRY
- a CDS encoding homoserine dehydrogenase, with protein sequence MANIAMLGYGVVGSGVAELISRNRYKFKDELDEELVISKILVRNVDKHLNNKNRGLLTENIEDIFNEKVDIIVEAMGGLNPSYEYIKRALNMKKHVVTANKDLMAERGYELLQLAKKNGVTIHFEASVGGGIPILKSMNECLVGNEIKSIRSILNGTTNFILSKMSHNGMSYEEALKLAQELGFAEANPESDVKGYDAARKLSILSTIAYNRRVEWKDINIEGITQIDSDDFRYAKMKKCSIKLLGISKISEDDIYAAVMPVMVKQDSMLGKIENEYNAILVEGDAVGDVMFSGKGAGMFPTASAVFSDIADIVENKREKTITFSSEKASINKSWNLKSKWLLRIKTKNRVEIIESISSSFKSCYILSNSVSGNKEEVVAFVNADNEDLIDDYIKKVKSEKRAQSVKKLLVLDK
- a CDS encoding rod shape-determining protein, translating into MGFFGMSRDMGIDLGTANTLIYVKGKGIVLREPSVVAINNDVKKVMAIGNEAKEMIGRTPGNIVAIRPLKDGVIADFDVTHTMLRKFIEKVSPKSAFTSPRIFVCFPSGVTEVEKRAIEEATKHAGARDVLLMEEPMAAAIGAGLPVNEPTGSMIVDIGGGTTEVAIISLGGIVTSKSLRIAGDELDQAIIGYIKKEYNLMIGERTAENVKIELGSAFDIGEENSMEIRGRDLISGLPKVINITEGEIREALKEPVVAIIDAIKTTLEKTPPELASDIMDKGIMLAGGGAMLRGLDQLINQETHMPVHIAESPLDCVALGAGKALDTIDKIVASRK
- the thrB gene encoding homoserine kinase, which encodes MTKVKVRVPATTANMGPGFDTLGMALKLYNEIEVEEINGKSEIYNGGLRSEEDFRENLIYKSIVSAMDEQGYSYNGFKINVLKCDIPMSRGLGSSSACIVGGITAANAIMENKMDMEDIIDLATKIEGHPDNVVPAALGGMVISIKVGEDIKHSKVNVPDRLKFVAMIPSFKVSTALSREVLPKSYLKEDCIFNTSRSAMLISALYNNEFDKLRICFEDKIHQPYRKSLIRNFDDVFKKSKDLGSIGEFISGSGSTLMAVVDKNAEKFVSSMKNFLNELEDTWKVILLDPDLQGARVLN